The Heterodontus francisci isolate sHetFra1 chromosome 33, sHetFra1.hap1, whole genome shotgun sequence genome has a segment encoding these proteins:
- the becn1 gene encoding beclin-1 isoform X1, with the protein MEGSKSSSSTMQVSFVCQRCSQPLKLDTSFNVLDKVTIQELTAPLVTVTPVKPEEGRVENGSLSEETCTENKPDGVSRKYIPPARMLSTESANSFTLIGEASDGGTMENLSRRLKVTSDLFDIMSGQTDVDHPLCEECTDTLLDQLDQQLNVTENECQNYKNCLEILEQMNEEDEEQLLEELKALNSKEDDLIQELENVEVKRKKVADDLTEVRAETDRLNQEEAQYQREYSEFKRQQLELDDELNSVDNQMRYAQIQLDKLKKTNVFNATFHIWHSGQFGTINNFRLGRLPSVPVEWNEINAAWGQTVLLLHSLANKMELRFQRYRLVPYGNHSYLESLTDRAKELPLYCSGGLRFFWDNKFDHAMVAFLDCVQQFKEEVERGDTGFCLPYRMDVEKGKIEDTGGSGGSYSIKTQFNSEEQWTKALKFMLTNLKWGLAWVSSQFYNR; encoded by the exons ATGGAGGGGTCAAAGTCTTCGAGCTCCACCATGCAGGTGAGCTTTGTGTGCCAGCGCTGTAGTCAACCCCTAAAGCTGGATACATCCTTCAATGTCTTGGATAAAGTCACAATTCAGGAACTTACAG CTCCCTTAGTTACGGTTACTCCTGTGAAACCAGAAGAAGGCAGGGTCGAAAATGGCAGCTTATCAGAG GAAACTTGTACAGAAAACAAGCCAGATGGTGTGTCCAGAAAATACATTCCTCCAGCTCG GATGTTGTCCACAGAAAGTGCCAATAGCTTTACTCTAATTGGAGAAGCTTCCGATGGCGGTACAATGGAAAACCTGAGCCGAAGACTCAAG GTGACAAGTGACCTGTTTGACATCATGTCTGGACAGACAGATGTGGACCACCCTCTGTGTGAGGAATGTACAGATACATTGCTTGATCAGTTAGACCAACAACTGAATGTCACAGAAAATGAATGTCAGAATTACAA GAACTGTTTAGAGATACTTGAACAAatgaatgaagaagatgaagagcaaCTGTTGGAAGAGCTAAAAGCACTGAATTCCAAAGAGGATGATTTAATCCAGGAACTTGAAAATGTGGAAGTGAAACGGAAGAAGGTAGCAGATGATTTGACTGAGGTTAGGGCGGAGACTGATAGACTCAATCAAGAAGAAGCTCA GTACCAGAGGGAGTACTCTGAATTCAAAAGACAGCAGCTGGAGCTTGATGATGAGTTAAACAGCGTTGACAACCAAATGCGATATGCGCAGATCCAGCTTGACAAACTGAAGAAAACCAATGTTTTCAATGCTACATTCCATATATG GCACAGTGGACAGTTTGGCACCATCAATAACTTCAGACTAGGGCGACTACCTAGTGTTCCTGTGGAGTGGAATGAAATTAATGCAGCTTGGGGGCAGACTGTGCTACTACTGCACTCACTGGCCAACAAGATGGAACTACGATTTCAAAG GTATCGTCTTGTCCCTTATGGAAATCACTCATACTTGGAATCACTTACAGACAGAGCCAAG GAGCTGCCCTTGTACTGTTCTGGCGGATTGCGATTCTTCTGGGATAACAAATTCGATCATGCTATGGTGgcttttctggattgtgttcagcaATTTAAAGAAGAGGTAGAAAGAGGTGACACTGGCTTCTGCTTGCCATACAG AATGGATGTGGAAAAGGGAAAGATTGAAGACACAGGAGGAAGTGGAGGTTCTTATTCTATAAAAACTCAGTTCAACTCTGAAGAACAGTGGACAAAGGCACTCAAGTTTATGCTTACCAATTTGAAATGGGGGCTGGCTTGGGTGTCTTCTCAATTCTACAATAGGTGA
- the becn1 gene encoding beclin-1 isoform X2, which produces MAAYQRKLVQKTSQMVCPENTFLQLESANSFTLIGEASDGGTMENLSRRLKVTSDLFDIMSGQTDVDHPLCEECTDTLLDQLDQQLNVTENECQNYKNCLEILEQMNEEDEEQLLEELKALNSKEDDLIQELENVEVKRKKVADDLTEVRAETDRLNQEEAQYQREYSEFKRQQLELDDELNSVDNQMRYAQIQLDKLKKTNVFNATFHIWHSGQFGTINNFRLGRLPSVPVEWNEINAAWGQTVLLLHSLANKMELRFQRYRLVPYGNHSYLESLTDRAKELPLYCSGGLRFFWDNKFDHAMVAFLDCVQQFKEEVERGDTGFCLPYRMDVEKGKIEDTGGSGGSYSIKTQFNSEEQWTKALKFMLTNLKWGLAWVSSQFYNR; this is translated from the exons ATGGCAGCTTATCAGAG GAAACTTGTACAGAAAACAAGCCAGATGGTGTGTCCAGAAAATACATTCCTCCAGCTCG AAAGTGCCAATAGCTTTACTCTAATTGGAGAAGCTTCCGATGGCGGTACAATGGAAAACCTGAGCCGAAGACTCAAG GTGACAAGTGACCTGTTTGACATCATGTCTGGACAGACAGATGTGGACCACCCTCTGTGTGAGGAATGTACAGATACATTGCTTGATCAGTTAGACCAACAACTGAATGTCACAGAAAATGAATGTCAGAATTACAA GAACTGTTTAGAGATACTTGAACAAatgaatgaagaagatgaagagcaaCTGTTGGAAGAGCTAAAAGCACTGAATTCCAAAGAGGATGATTTAATCCAGGAACTTGAAAATGTGGAAGTGAAACGGAAGAAGGTAGCAGATGATTTGACTGAGGTTAGGGCGGAGACTGATAGACTCAATCAAGAAGAAGCTCA GTACCAGAGGGAGTACTCTGAATTCAAAAGACAGCAGCTGGAGCTTGATGATGAGTTAAACAGCGTTGACAACCAAATGCGATATGCGCAGATCCAGCTTGACAAACTGAAGAAAACCAATGTTTTCAATGCTACATTCCATATATG GCACAGTGGACAGTTTGGCACCATCAATAACTTCAGACTAGGGCGACTACCTAGTGTTCCTGTGGAGTGGAATGAAATTAATGCAGCTTGGGGGCAGACTGTGCTACTACTGCACTCACTGGCCAACAAGATGGAACTACGATTTCAAAG GTATCGTCTTGTCCCTTATGGAAATCACTCATACTTGGAATCACTTACAGACAGAGCCAAG GAGCTGCCCTTGTACTGTTCTGGCGGATTGCGATTCTTCTGGGATAACAAATTCGATCATGCTATGGTGgcttttctggattgtgttcagcaATTTAAAGAAGAGGTAGAAAGAGGTGACACTGGCTTCTGCTTGCCATACAG AATGGATGTGGAAAAGGGAAAGATTGAAGACACAGGAGGAAGTGGAGGTTCTTATTCTATAAAAACTCAGTTCAACTCTGAAGAACAGTGGACAAAGGCACTCAAGTTTATGCTTACCAATTTGAAATGGGGGCTGGCTTGGGTGTCTTCTCAATTCTACAATAGGTGA